TTGTTATTGCTATCCCGAGCTTGGAAAAGAATAAGCTAAATACTATTCAAAACATCGCTATTCAGACAGGTGTAGAAGTGTTAATCATGCCAAATATTGACGATATTTTAGCCGGTAAGTTAGAAGTTTCACAGCTTAAAAAAGTTGAAGTTGAAGATTTACTAGGTAGAGATCCAATTGAATTAGACGATAAAGGTATTTTTGAACAAATTAATAAATCAACAATTTTAGTTACTGGTGCAGGTGGATCTATTGGTTCCGAACTTTGCAGACAAATTGTAAAATATAAACCTGAAAAACTCGTACTTTTGGGGCATGGTGAAAACTCCATTTATACTATAAATGAGGAATTAAATAACAAGTTATTAGGTGAGGTAGAAATTATACCTATAATTGCAGATGTACAAGATCGGGATAGAATGTTTGCTATTATGTATAAATATAGACCTACCATTATTTATCATGCTGCTGCACATAAACACGTTCCCTTAATGGAAGCTAATCCTACTGAAGCAATCAAAAATAATGTATTTGGAACCAAAAATACTGCAGAAGCAGCTATAGCAGCGGGTGTCAAAAAATTTGTACTAGTTTCTACTGATAAAGCTGTAAATCCTCCAAATGTAATGGGAGCTACTAAAAGAGTTGCAGAAATGATTATTCAAGCGCTAGATAAAAATAGCACTGAAACAACTTTTGTGGCCGTTAGATTTGGCAATGTTTTAGGATCGAGAGGATCAGTAATTCCTAAATTTAAGAAACAAATAGAAATGGGTGGACCAATTACAGTAACTCATCCAGAAATGACAAGATACTTTATGACAATTCCTGAAGCATCTAGGTTGGTAATTCAAGCAGGAACTCTTGCAAATGGTGGTGAAGTTTTTGTTTTGGATATGGGCGAACCTGTAAAGATAGTTGACTTAGCTAAAAATATGATTAAGCTTAGTGGATTTTCAGAAAAAGATATACAAATTGAATTCTCAGGAATGAGACCAGGTGAAAAATTATTTGAGGAATTATTGAACCATGATGAAATTCACCCTGATCAAATTTATCCTAAAATATATATAGGAAAAGCTAAAACTAAAAATTATGAAACTATTGTTCAATTTACAAGCGATATTTTAAATAAAGAAGATTTAAAAAGCGAAATTTTAAATTTTATAAATAATTAATATTAGGAACGAGGTATAGATATGAAAATATTAAATAATATTCTAATCTTTTTCCTGATACAAAGTATTTTGACTGAAGATTTATCAACGATATTTAAAGTTCAATTAGGAAATATTGCAATTTTTTTATCTATAATATATATATTGCTAAATTTTAAGTATTTACAAGTAAATAAATTAATGGTGTTTTGTATTTTGTTCATCTTAGTAACTTCTAATTTAGCACTATTATTTTCTTTTAATACAGCACTTTTAGATATATTTAGGATGTTTAAAGTTAATAGTGCTATACTATTTGTTCTAT
Above is a window of Macrococcoides canis DNA encoding:
- a CDS encoding polysaccharide biosynthesis protein; the protein is MNAKSRMLLLIILDSLIVSLSVFFCYTLISPFFNEANQFNDLIVYSLILLISHHLFAYLFNLYHRAWEYASISELMAIVKGVTLSVITTTFLAYVINGQVFLRLIIITWMMHLILIGGSRISWRVIRAYILDTSIELTPTLVVGAGKGGNLLIHQMLSTPTMGMKPIVAVDDDLNKKNIEITNGIKVKGTTNDINNLVQKYDVKKIVIAIPSLEKNKLNTIQNIAIQTGVEVLIMPNIDDILAGKLEVSQLKKVEVEDLLGRDPIELDDKGIFEQINKSTILVTGAGGSIGSELCRQIVKYKPEKLVLLGHGENSIYTINEELNNKLLGEVEIIPIIADVQDRDRMFAIMYKYRPTIIYHAAAHKHVPLMEANPTEAIKNNVFGTKNTAEAAIAAGVKKFVLVSTDKAVNPPNVMGATKRVAEMIIQALDKNSTETTFVAVRFGNVLGSRGSVIPKFKKQIEMGGPITVTHPEMTRYFMTIPEASRLVIQAGTLANGGEVFVLDMGEPVKIVDLAKNMIKLSGFSEKDIQIEFSGMRPGEKLFEELLNHDEIHPDQIYPKIYIGKAKTKNYETIVQFTSDILNKEDLKSEILNFINN